In Nymphaea colorata isolate Beijing-Zhang1983 chromosome 10, ASM883128v2, whole genome shotgun sequence, the genomic stretch ATCATTGCGATCGGCCTTGTCATGATCTCTTTTTTTGGATTTGCAAAGCACCTTTTCTCGGTTATTGAACCAGTGTTATTACTACGACGGTATGTCTATTGTCATGGATACTATCTTTACGTTCAGTAAACCTGCAGGAACCCATGGAATATCATGATGGATATCACTGTCTTAAATCCTAGTGTTGGGCAGCTGCTTAGCTGTTGCAACAAACAAGATCACCACTGCAAACAgtcaacttcatttttttcatcttcatggGCACACGCCACTTTATTCCTTGTTTCTGGACCTTACCGGCGCTAGGGTCTTTATTTATCTCAGTGCCTGCTCTGCTTGTTTTCGCAGTTCTCATGTTTTTGGGACCATTGACAATTTGggttattttcttcttttgctatTTTAATCACCATTATGTTGTATGTAAGTATCCAATTGATCATGCTAGAAGGTAAAAAGGCTTCAACTCCTCCTCCATTCATCGACTGcttaacatttattttttttaggcaCTGTCATTGATCATCAGTACATCCTAATCTTGTTTTATCTCTAAGATGATTCCACTTGCTTGATGGATAGGGATTTGGGTTTCAAGAAGACATGACGTTCTGTGGTATGTTTGATGGGCACGGTCCATGGGGGCATTATGTGTCAAAGCGAGTTAGAGACTTGCTTCCATCTGCTTTGCTTTGCCAGTGGCAGAAAGATCTTGCTTTGGCTGCTGTTGATTCAGGCATGGACTGTGAATGCTCCCAAAGCAATATCACTTTTGATGTATGGAAGCAGTGCTATTCGAGAACTTGTGCTCTTGTCGACAAGGAACTCGACCGGCATCAAGGCTTCTATAGCTTTTCTAGTGGAACAACTTCCTTGGCCGTTATCAAGCAGGTAAGGAGGACTCACATTGCCTTTCTGGTTGCTACTGTCATCTGAATATGACCTGACGTGCTGAAATAGTTGTGTCTGTTCATCATACTGTAACTTTAATTGTATAACGTGAACACTAGTTGTTATAACAAGGTCTGCAATCGTGAGTTGCTGCATCTCTGGTGGAACACAAATTGATTTTTCTGCGATAGGAgataaattatttttgaatAGATTTATATGCATTTCAACAAACAGATGGCTTGTCTTATGACCATCAATTGAAAGCTTCAGTATCAGAAATCTGGCTTCTGCATTAACTGGACAATTGTCTACTTCATAAACATGTTTGTTGACAGAGTGTTGGAGTAGTTAACTTTACACGTCACAATACAATGAAGTTTAAATGGCGAAGAATTGTAGAAAACTTGCCTTTACAGTTAGATATATACTTTTAAAATTCTACAAGAGGATTTATGACTTAGGACTCCATTCATGTGGAAGATTTGCGCAGTGTTGCTTGGTGGTTTATTAGAAGGCTGGAGGCAGGCATGTAAATGACGCTTGGCATATCTTATCAACCTATTTCAGAGCCGATTTTTCAGCTCTATTGAATTTTAACTGCATATCTCTTTTGACTGTTGGATTACACTAATAGGAAATTTGACAATGTCTTTGTTAATTGGTCTTCGGGATTATGATGTTCTCTTCCAGTTCATCCACCAGAAATTTGTCTATAACATGCTTGTGTTTTTTAAAGCTTTAAGtgcaaaggttttctctttttcctttttcatgctCTTCAATTTCAACTTTATTAACTTGTCAAAACTCAAATGCCTCTTCATTGGTCTAATGATGGGAGAAACCTTTTTCTCTAAGATGGCATTTACTGGGCTCAATTTTTTAGTTGAGAAGTCCAAGGTAACAAGCTGTAACACTCAATTTGGACCAGATAATAGACTTTGTTTTGTGGCCTGCTATGCTTGTATTGGTCTGCCATCTTTGTTCCTTAACTGAAGCATTATAGAATAATCGAAAGTAGAAGATAGGAATGTGTGTGAGAATGGaagaatataataaaaattttatccATGTTTTGGGATATGGTTCTTAGGcataaatgtcatttttcatttaacatcTATCATTTTCAGTAACAGTGAATTTTAGCTGATTAGTTCACATTCTGGTATATTAGTCACCTGTTTCTTAGCAGTAACTTTATTGACCTCTTATCTTTTGCCTTTTTGAAGGTAACTTTGCCTTTCACTTACTGTTTTACGATCATGTCGACTCCTAATCAAGGAGGAATGTCTAGACATACACTTGACACCTTTGAAGTTTATAACTTCCAGGCATCAGGATAGATTGGAAggttgaaattttcattttgcattTGTGGAATCTGGCACCATCCTTATTATCTATGGATGCCCCAACCCCAAATGCCCCTTGCCCCCATTGTATTGGTGTTTCAAGTAAGGAACCTAGTCCTGATAGGTAGTTGGTCTCTCTGTTCAAtgcaaatgatttttcttttctccattgaATACTAACTAGATGGACTAAACAAAAACTTCGTGTCTAGGAAACCCATGCAATTCTATAGGAAATTAGAACATTGAAGTGAATGTGACTTATAAATAGTAAGATGAGATGCTGCTCTTTGGTGGGTGGAAGCTCCATCCGCCTAATTAGTGGCTTTCTACCAAAATGCAACAATGGAGTCTCCTGAGAATATGTTACCTTTCCAAGTTCTTAGCCTATATGAGAGGTGTTTATGTTCCTTTCAGAAAGTTCACTTTTCCTCTTCATTCTGCTTACCTTCAAGTTTCCACCACTAGGGTTTTGTGATAGCCCTTTAGCATGTTCAGTGACTCAGTTACAGCAAATCATAATATCCTTGCAGGAGCCCACTGTGATGCATATATTTACTGGTTCACAATTTCCTTCTCTTTGATCTATTGTGCAAGACTGTGCACCTTTTTGATATGATTATTGACCATTTAATGGCTCTCATTTCCATCCTTTCTTAGGGTGATATGATTGTACTAGCGAATGTGGGTGATTCTCGTGCTGTTCTAGGCAGAACTTCAGAAGATGGCAGCATAGTGGCAGTTCAAATGACTGTTGACTGTAAGCCAAATGAACCACGTGAGTCATATGTTTCTAAACAAAAATGAGTATGGACAAATTTATCTTCCAAACCTCGCACACTGGCACTTTCAATGAACTGAAAACTGAAAAGGCTGGTTGGATCAGACATGCAGTCCTATCCAACTGTTTTCGTGGATACTGATTTTCATCTTTCAGATGTGATCTTTCTAGCCCTTATTGAGTAATAAAATTGAGAACCATGAACTTTAATGTCTAGGCATTGTTATAAATATCGATATTGGCACCATATTGATTTGCTTGCTGATATGGTGTATTGCCTGAATCATTGTATATCGGCCTGTGTTGctctatttctttatttttgaatttaaagaCAAAGTTATATgctttaaatatattttaaaatgaaaaaaataaaaatgtataaaccCGTTTTAGCCCTGCATGATGTTGGCAAGGGGATGATGTAATATGTATCAGCTGATATACAGTGACGTTTGTAACACTGGTCTAACATTTTCCATAGAGTATATCCACGAACCTAGACCAAAATGAGTATGGACAGATTCATGTTCTAAACCTGTCTCTTTCTAGAAACTGAAAAAGCTGGACTGGTGCAATGCAGAAAAGCAATCTCAGTCTTAACTACATTACATTTGTATCatttttcatctcttaaatgtgtttttctgGGCTTTGATTGAGTGATAAAATTGAGAACCATAGATCTTTAAGTTGTCTAGCCTTTAAGATATCACAGACAGTGGATATGTCTGTCAGGAGTATGCTGTGCTTCATCCTTGGCTTGTAGCGGTCAATGTCAGGTCCGGCATTCCTTTTGTGCTAAAGATGCTAAACGATTAGAGCAGAAAACCAATTTTCAGTTTAATACATTCTGAATATAACTGCTCATTGCCAAAAAGTCATGGAACTCATTGACAATCAATATGGCTGAAGATTGTGTCTTGTGTATTATTTTAGTATTTCAACgccttaactttttttttatggatttcaGAGGAAGCGGAGAGGATAAGGCAATCCAGAGGGGAAGTATTCTGTTTACCTGATGAACCAGGTATTTACAGGATATGGTCCCCAACCCATGAAGCACCTGGCTTGTCGACATCTAGAGCCTTTGGTGACTACTGTCTTAAAGAGTATGGAATTACTTCTGCCCCAGAAGTGACACAGTGGCATATTACAGAAAGAGATAAGTTTATTGTGCTAGCTACCGATGGGGTATGTACACTTGATACCTGTACCTGTTTTTAATCGTCCGATTTTACCTTGCACTTTTGTGGAGCAGTGGTCCCCTATTTTCTCAATGAATATATATCTACTTTGACATGTCATACTTCACAAGACGCTCATGCATAAACTTTTTGCATTACCAGTGAACACGATGCATGAGCACTTCTGATTTCTATAAAACTGTCTTCTTCTCGATTTTCACTTGGTTGATATATCAGAGGTTTTTCATCCAGGCATCTTTCTTTAGCATAATGTTTTGGGAGTTCCAGtttgagattttattttttctcttttccattatttttccttgttgtcGTCTCTTCTGGTTATTGTCGTTGTTGTCATTAGTGAAGTTACCTGTCATTTGGTTtcacaaaacaaatacaaatttGCTCTGGTGGTTAAATTCAGGTATGGGATGTGCTCTCAAACCAGGAAGCAGTGGAAATTGTTTCTTCAGCAGAACAGAAGGAAACATCAGCAAAAATATTGGCGGAAAGTGCAGTTAATGCATGGAAGCGCAGGAGACCAGGGTTGTGCGCTGATGATTGTTCAGCCATATGCTTGTTCTTTCAGTCATCATCCCCGCGAAGACAAAACAATCTGGTGGATGGTGGAACGAAGAACAAGGGAATAGTGAGTCCTGGTGGGTTGGTTGCCTTTGGCCGCTAGGATCCATCTTTGTTCTGATGCATCGCAAATCTGTAGATACCTTTTCCCATTTCCTTCCAATAAAATAATTCACGGTCGTCATTCTCAACCGCAATATCAgctccttttatttttctttctttctttatttcacaAGTCAAGGCAAATCCCTTACAATGGCTGCAAATTGGCCTTGGCTCAATTAATTGATAATGCTCAAGGTGCCTATGAAATATGAGAATTCTGTAATATGATAATGTGGTTCGAATGACTCAGTTGTTGTCATGCCAACAATATTTGATTAAAAAGGCAACTACCATTTATCAAGTTGAGCAGCCcaatttcaaaatattatcaagaaTGAGTTGTTAAATCTATTCAATGAATCAGTTAACAGAGGTTCTCATGAGCTTTTATATTGCATGGTTCTCATGTTCGACTAGGCTATGCTCAGGAATGGAATTACACGTGACAAAGGCCAAAGGGTGGCGATGAAACCACCATGGctgaaaaattttcaatgaaatatACGGGGCGCTTGGCGGGCATAAACCCCATCCTGGGCTTCTTTTCAGGATCCAGACATTTCAAAACGATAAAAGCTTCTCCTAGCTGCAAGCTTCTTTCTGTGGAATGATTATAGTCACCGGCACGTGAGCTTTGTTTCAGCTTTGAAGCACCACATAAGGATGACCGGAAACGGGTGATGAATCTTAAGTCGTGCATAACGCGGTTGAATGATTGATCTCTTCAAAATCAGGCCAAACATTGTGGTACCAAACTTTAATCCCATGCCCCTTTTAATGGAAGACATTTTTTTCCTAATTGAAAAGGTTGAGCCCTTATTCAGCTTTACAATGTTAGCACCATAAAGCTAGCTTGGACAGCATAATTAACAAGATCAAGTCTTGAATCAGGATTTTTCAACCTAACGCTCTTCACTGGTAGTACATGACAGTTGTAAAGAATCGGATTTCTCTGAGGATCAAATAAATCTGTTATTGTTCTCCACTTTGAAGTACATCCAATGTTGTGTGCGCATAGGCAGATTGGATCCAAATGTCTATCTCTTATCTTTGGGGGAAAGAATCAGAGAATGCAAATAAAAGCTTGGCATACCACCTACGGCTGCACTTGAACTGAGTTGAGTTGGATCAGCCCGATCTTGACTCGAGGTCGACCTCAAACTCAAGCTGAACTCCATAGAAGTTCAACTTGATCATACAACATCCAGCACGAGTTTGACCTGCTTAATTCGTTTAACTAATTTATATTTCAGCATTCGTTATATAGTCAAGCCGAGTTTAGTTCAACGAGTCGAGTTAACTCAACTAGATTAACATTTGAAGCATAAATTTAAACAGAGTTAAACAAATGGGGTTTGAGTCAAGTTTTAACCGAGAGGGTTCGAATCAAGCTCTACCTCGCCTGACTCGTACAGCCTgcacaagcaaaagaaaaaaacttttctaTCACCGAAGCGCGTCGCCTCCTGGTTCGGACGCTCTATACGAACGCCTTGACGCGTTGACAAAAATCGCACCACAAAATCAGggataaaattgtcatttgtcGTTCTTTTAACCCCTTAAACCCTAAAATTTCAAACTATAAGTATCGTATGCACCTCCCCCTCTCTATGCCCTCTCCCTGTGCTAGGGTTTTTCGTTGTTTCTATGTCATTCCCTCTTTTCCGTTTACTATCGGCTAACGACGTTGCCCTCTCCGCGCCGTTTCCATCTAGGGTTTGACTGAAATTCGTGTTGTGGGTTTCTCGGTGATGAGAAAAAGATGACGAGTCTGAGTTTCCGCGATGTCATTCGAGGCATTTGTCTGAGAGGAACCCTCCCGCGCTTTTGTACTTCTCATTTGAAGGCTTTCGCCGCTTTCACTTCTCCGCAGTCCCTATTTTGACCACACGTGTACCTTGTTTGCAGATTTGTTTACATTTAAATCCCCTTGATCCCGAGATCTAGCGCTTGTTTTTGctttgaatcatgtttttttgtttcaagattcccttttatgtttttttttttgtgttatataGGAACTCGGATtgtttttagacttttagtCATTCGTGCCGTAGACAGAGAAAGGGGTGGACCGTCAGTTGCTATTACATTGATTCTTATTTCACTTGTCGATTATTTTGACATTTGATTGTTTAATGAGGCCTTTAGGTGTCTTCGTGGCGCAGGAGGTGAATGTTACAACCTCTAGGTTGCGAGTCTATTCGTTTTctacatgttgaaaattttcaatttttttccattttatccgATAAATGCTTTTGGGAGGTTTGTTGCTTATTGGTTATATCTGGTGGGCTTTAGGTTCCCTTAACATGGCAAGTTTGATTGGTTGTTTCACTGGTATTactatttgaaaaattataaaacaagaAATCGCGTTGTATTTTTTGCGAGTCCCCGAAGATGTTTCATTATCCACGCGAATATTGATTGcttgatgaatttttttattgcatacTGACGAAACATTCTTATGGATTGTTGCAAATGCGTATCTTTTTTAGGAGAAAGGATTTATTCCAATTTGGAACTgatttttctctccttgcttTCGTtccttttttatccttttttttattcttcaaaaCAGTCTacttatgtttttcttctttgtatgAAGAGATAGCTCACAAGGAATTGTTTTTAATATCAAGCTCTGGTGACTAAGGTAGGGGATCCTGTTCCCCTCTGACTGCATTGCCTATGGATGAGGTCCTTAGCGTTTAGTTTATCCTCCAATTTATTTTGGTGCAAATCTGTTTCAGAGATTGGCACTGTGACTTAAGAATGGCTCTGTAATTTCTGTTTGGAGAGCCTTTACACGATGCCTAAACTAAAAGTCATTTTATCAAATTCTGATTGAATGACAGCGGCAGACAACCGTAAGGATGGATCCACAAACGAGTGGCTCAGAATGCTGCTTGTTTACTGACTTCATCCTACATGCCATCGTTTACGGTCTTTATTCCTGCAGTATCTGTTTCCTACTTTAGTTGTGCATTGTTAAGCGATCTTTTGACCGCTACCAACTTGTTATATCTTGGGAACTGAGTTGTGAATGAGAGGAAACATGGGGCATATGATGCTAATCATCTTATCCTACACACTGAATTGTGATGTGGACTCATACTCCGCTTATTATCTGATGCCCTTTCTATTGTCTGTATCAAGATTTCCTTCATGTGGATGAGACATGAATTTTGTCTAGAAAAAATCTGTTATGGGAAAACAGGttggttctttatttttttctttatgatcCTTTAATTTACTGATATCTTGCATGTCTATGTCAAATTGTGGTTGCTTGTATATGCACCATTTATCTGCTTTTCAGCGGACAGGGATAAATTTTCTATCCCTGAATTGCTGAATGGATAAAACTGGTGCTTAGATGTTGTGGTTGGCTTACCAACTCGTTGCAGTTGGATTGCATTGCGGTCAAATGGTTCAACCAAAATTTATTGTAAAATTTATAAAGCGTTACTTGAAATCTCAATGATGAAAGAATGCAGACGGGCGGTCAGAATCTGATGCCATGTTGATTGTCTgcaaattatttctttttactGAGAGATTAAGAAATGTCTCCCGATTaccctctctctccatctctgtTTTCTCGTCTTTTTGGTTCTAATATGGTAGGGTTCTTTTCTAGTTCATCAGTTTCTGCAGTGATGAGGATATTTTATATATGTCTGGACATCTGACTTGCAGAATGATTATATAAAGAATCTTCTGAGCATGTATTCTGATAGATATTCCAGTTCAACTCGTTTGTACGATACTTGGTTTGTAGGTCGCTTCTTTTCCGATGTATTCCCAGAGATGTGTACCTCATCAGGCCTATATGAAACTTCATGatttcatattttatgaatgGCTGTTTGATTGATGTCataatcttttgtttttcacaaaaaatatcttattttcaaggaaaaaaaacaataatctGGTTAAAGTTCGGACGGGCCACAATTTTTGTACAATCTTATTTCAGAGAGAAAATTTTTATGTTCATCCGCGATATAAGAAGCTTTAACCTTTAATTTCTCAATCATGGAATCACTCTTTGTTAGTTCGACGGGGGTATACTTTCGGTAAAAATCTTACCGGTTGGCCCAAACCATCAAATGCAATGACCAGGCGCCCGATTCCTTTGCCTAAATTATTGAAAGGACAAAAGGTTTCCCAACCGTATCAAATTcatgctttgtttttcttttgaaaatttttttttctaggaaGAGACGTTAGGCCGCATTTTTAGTGCGACGAATTTatctttttgtctctctcttaGGCAGAAACGAACTATTTTACGAGGCTCTTGGCTTTCATatgaacattttatttttggTAGACTTGTGTTTGTCTAATGTTTATTTAAGGGAAATTGCCTATCGTATAAAACCTCAAGGCTGTAGCTTAGGCCTTCATTT encodes the following:
- the LOC116262389 gene encoding probable protein phosphatase 2C 34; its protein translation is MTCLPFSCSTRASSVGTRKGRKDDGREAADELAKEAKKNHQLVKSNRDILATGSNGIASFFSQRGKKGINQDCFVVWEGFGFQEDMTFCGMFDGHGPWGHYVSKRVRDLLPSALLCQWQKDLALAAVDSGMDCECSQSNITFDVWKQCYSRTCALVDKELDRHQGFYSFSSGTTSLAVIKQGDMIVLANVGDSRAVLGRTSEDGSIVAVQMTVDCKPNEPQEAERIRQSRGEVFCLPDEPGIYRIWSPTHEAPGLSTSRAFGDYCLKEYGITSAPEVTQWHITERDKFIVLATDGVWDVLSNQEAVEIVSSAEQKETSAKILAESAVNAWKRRRPGLCADDCSAICLFFQSSSPRRQNNLVDGGTKNKGIVSPGGLVAFGR